The following proteins are co-located in the Tripterygium wilfordii isolate XIE 37 chromosome 2, ASM1340144v1, whole genome shotgun sequence genome:
- the LOC120007201 gene encoding 60S ribosomal protein L35-like, which translates to MARIKVHELRNKSKTELLNQLKDLKAELALLRVAKVTGGAPNKLSKIKVVRLSIAQVLTVISQTQKAALREAYKNKKYLPLDLRPKKTRAIRRRLTKNQASLKTERQKKREMYFPMRKYAIKV; encoded by the exons CGAGGATCAAGGTACACGAGTTGAGGAACAAATCCAAGACGGAGCTATTGAACCAATTGAAGGATTTGAAAGCAGAGCTTGCCCTCCTCCGCGTCGCTAAGGTTACCGGTGGCGCCCCCAACAAGCTATCCAAGAT CAAGGTCGTGAGGCTGTCAATAGCGCAGGTGTTGACGGTGATTTCGCAGACGCAGAAGGCCGCTTTGAGAGAAGCCTACAAGAATAAGAAGTATTTGCCTCTCGATCTCCGCCCCAAGAAGACTAGAGCCATCCGTAGACGCCTCACTAAGAACCAG GCATCTCTAAAGACAGAACGCCAAAAGAAGCGGGAGATGTATTTCCCAATGAGGAAATATGCCATCAAGGTGTAA
- the LOC120008741 gene encoding 3-ketoacyl-CoA synthase 3-like, whose protein sequence is MGFLMLVYTFLIYQFLFMIWKWIDRKRDQECYVLDYECYKPSDDRMVDTEFSGEVIKRQKALGLIEYKFLLKAIVSSGIGEQTYAPRIMFEGREENPTLQDGILEMEEFFQDTIQKLLTRSGISAQEIDILVVNVSMQSVAPSLSAMIVNHYKMREDIKVFNLTSMGCSASLISVNIVESIFKSYKNKYALVVSSESLSPNWYSGNDRSMILSNCLFRSGGCAVLLTNNRALKNKSMLKLKCLVRTHHGSKDDSYNCCVQTEDSQGRQGIHLDKSLPKAATRALVDNLKVTAPKILPISELIRFMVVTLVRKLTTVSSTKGGSNSNSPRPLINFKTGVDHFCVHTGGKAVIDGLGMSLELSEYDLEPARMTLHRFGNTSASSLWYVLGYMEAKKRLKKGDRVLMISFGAGFKCNSCLWEVVRDLGDGPNVWKDSIDNYPPKTLANPFMEKYGWINDEDPSTFVLPK, encoded by the coding sequence ATGGGGTTTCTGATGTTAGTCTATACATTCTTGATATATCAATTTCTCTTCATGATCTGGAAGTGGATTGATAGAAAAAGAGACCAAGAATGTTATGTACTAGACTATGAATGTTACAAACCAAGTGATGATAGAATGGTCGATACAGAGTTCTCTGGGGAGGTTATAAAGAGGCAGAAAGCTCTGGGTCTCATTGAGTACAAGTTTCTCTTGAAAGCCATTGTGAGTTCTGGGATTGGAGAGCAAACCTACGCACCAAGAATCATGTTCGAAGGCAGAGAAGAAAACCCAACTCTTCAAGATGGGATTTTGGAGATGGAGGAATTCTTCCAAGATACCATTCAAAAGCTTCTGACCAGGTCAGGAATTTCTGCTCAAGAAATCGATATTCTTGTTGTTAATGTGTCAATGCAATCAGTGGCTCCTTCTTTGTCCGCCATGATTGTGAATCACTACAAGATGAGGGAAGACATCAAGGTCTTTAATCTCACCTCGATGGGTTGTAGTGCGAGTTTGATATCTGTCAATATTGTTGAAAGCATTTTCAAGTCTTACAAGAACAAGTACGCACTCGTCGTGTCTTCAGAGTCTCTGAGTCCAAATTGGTATTCCGGGAATGACAGATCGATGATTCTTTCAAATTGTTTGTTTCGGAGTGGTGGGTGTGCAGTTCTTTTGACAAACAATCGAGCTTTGAAGAACAAATCCATGTTGAAGCTCAAGTGTCTAGTCAGAACCCACCACGGATCCAAAGATGACTCTTACAATTGCTGCGTTCAAACAGAGGATTCACAAGGAAGACAAGGGATTCACCTCGACAAGTCCCTCCCCAAAGCCGCAACCCGCGCACTCGTCGACAATTTGAAAGTCACAGCTCCCAAAATCCTGCCAATTTCGGAGCTGATTCGGTTCATGGTGGTCACTCTTGTTCGAAAACTGACCACCGTTAGCTCAACCAAAGGAGGGTCTAATTCTAATTCTCCTAGGCCATTGATTAATTTCAAGACTGGTGTTGACCACTTCTGTGTTCACACAGGTGGCAAGGCAGTGATCGATGGACTTGGTATGAGTCTGGAATTAAGCGAGTATGATTTAGAGCCAGCGAGAATGACTCTGCATCGATTCGGGAACACATCGGCTAGCAGTCTATGGTATGTTTTGGGTTACATGGAGGCCAAGAAGAGGCTGAAGAAGGGAGACAGAGTGTTAATGATAAGCTTTGGTGCAGGGTTTAAGTGCAACAGCTGTTTGTGGGAGGTGGTGAGGGACTTGGGTGATGGACCAAATGTGTGGAAAGACAGCATTGATAACTACCCACCAAAGACACTGGCTAACCCATTCATGGAGAAATATGGATGGATTAATGACGAAGACCCTTCAACATTCGTCCTgcctaaataa